A genomic window from Chaetodon trifascialis isolate fChaTrf1 chromosome 22, fChaTrf1.hap1, whole genome shotgun sequence includes:
- the golgb1 gene encoding golgin subfamily B member 1 isoform X1, translating into MFSRLATVLQELSGEEGPDGDPQGMLVPELPADEGHAPLESESSEEAMERLAHLEQLVVQLKELIRDKDTQLVQKDTELANKDAQFKNEKEEAEARFTKLKLQAKAKMASLNKQISDLKGQGGAPQSPDSSFTGAGAAVEEELQELKNKLSEEEANSRELQERLQAAEQLLQEKESAHAEQLRKLQAVVCEKDVRFQEQIQKHEEELLRVTAQSQNDGELQQALHAAQRRCEELEEALNSRSKVLEMLQQEVSSADHQKQILTAQFRQMEQELAEAIKQREEERQQWAEQTGRADAELAALRTSVETFERQSTEVARQESELASLREAELVSQEALEKEKMEVARLERELALMKDAEHAAIQASHDASERDRAEIVRLESEIASMREAVDHASRDASEREKSEVEKLEREREDAQGKGEVLAEIWGHLRSLACEDEPAAEELPFTADLSLFLDTVQSVEAQLRRLKDERSEREEHCAELTHTMETLQEQLGRKTAEQEETAAKIQELEQQIVTMSERDDVTEPSAQDSSEAKKARILELEQQLLEKDNELAALQESLRLAKEHGSSGAASCENYDHTLDQSQDASVSPNDSSAALPDLMEDTQEEETTLVAEDTSVLSISADNESSPELVGHQSESPEESKGTSSDEMVASSDSEVAHSSWTLLEAVNQDGGQEWPSILQDFGQLQLQSWEATSMEQETSTVQVESSSVIIRETVQVHLTQQSSSTTDGDVPSGQVFAQALAEELQKRYSELLAELQRLREAAADSQEKIKSLEEDTQSLTAAKEEAESQANSWVEELKSAREELDKLSQQNSSVVEKHGIEMQLLEEQIDILNTESKVKEEKIQALQTDLEMARQAFSEQEGQVRMLSVQLEDRELLSSELERRLQDMESSMLEYSQTSELNNDALSQKDSEISELQLRLSQKEQEVMELNDSMSAKLLQAEEEKFQIDGEVSKLKEQIVELEKVRDEEQKVSSEDSPAHVDDELASVRNEKKVLETQLTNTKKKLQAALVQRKELMKKVADFEAEAKKWKEQDETAKGETSANIPEGEQSRGPEIQEMEAKLIELEQALRSKEEVVATLEQKISEQDQALTETLALNKKLSEEAENSQQADISSETSELQSQVTTLEAECETLQKKVQEAQESRKDTIRKAKEKDRHHREQLKQQKEEYSELMERFELQSGEREVLLTKLRELEEKVTAGREGAPHPETKQLVESLEKQAAGDWVQEDWVDFAASETCSSQPQSSDQHPAGQSDVLSAQMEESLEALRGEIQTLRMANTELEKQLQETHASLTLKEAELLELGKEQQALREKESQIDALSEEINDLREKHCQAESYAESLKAEMEAAAKLASSDSASSIAALQAEVEDFKQFLDNKNHEIMELSQQLIEQNTLIHSMQDTVSEKDQLITSLQEELKAEQEKTQRLEVEVPQKQEEEKDSEAKIQQLQRKLQAALISRKEALKENKTQKEQLAVTEKLVAELQQKTESAEDELEKLRAEKLRLIDEVDRTLLENQSLGSSCESLKLAMEGVLNEKDACKREVELAKEEAARTCREWEEKVQGMKDEYETLLKSYENVSDEAERVRRVLEAARQERQELATRVRTHEAARQEAERQAGEAQKEVDSVKDKMRKFAKTKQQKILDLEEENERLREMQEKTGIKHESKASRAEVQRLQDEMRALKAKLEATVAERDSLGQQVEELREQLAQTGEKEINVVQAPLLGSAAVVEEVVMAKQSDILMTKAEPESQYEDKGKPLTSEETPAEQIAAVHAPDTHSQPTEEQEKAAVSERVQLLLEDKMREMEAAVRAERELLQEQKAELKAQLASLERDLQESKEKESLMASLEKCLHESKEREKSLMEEGSKREAQVKELLRSLETEKDNLEERLMNQLAQLNGSIAGYQQEAADNREHLAELQREVERLERERAELEAEAQSESDRAARLEEDMRQAQRERAEAEAESGKQRELEQQLRSAQRVKEGSQSRARQLEELLREKQLEVRQLQKDSIQYQERISELGREAKALQLGRNELHSKLEQSQLETSKTLEDLKKTEAELASCRSQLDEAQKQASEALAEKTALEQNAQQKEALLKAEAEQTLDSVRFRLGAELKEMELRLEEAYSEREKEEEATLEVREMAEGAERRAQEMQARLDESLARLAAFSRCMSSLQDDRDRVLDEARQWETRFNDALRGKEDEVREAETRAKELAEQLQRESALKEELQLSVDRLEKADKDLQQRLEEEEKKVTESQAALEEEKSKVQQTTAELQSAQNQAHALQKEVESLHQRTRALEEAVGRLQGEVEQARTELREREAEERRLCLNVEQLETDLRSSKTLTESLQTELNEKERREVEMLGEKEQAVAESAEEARKEADRRAQGAEEELEQRRGELRDLEEKLRKAEEESNNRKARLDSFMKAMGSLQDDRDRVLNMYKQLEEKHLQVMMEKDGLIQEAAGENNSLKEELRSLLVQRDDLYAEKAKLSAQLHGYRNELNQVLSMKDSQHKQLLAAQRERIASLEREHEELESQLKSVSRAREAEVEAGRVERETLSQAVEFTTTPQVINAPGAEVEKLREQLQAAREQVEALEESLLKERQEQESKGKELAELRWEGGVMRTESESAQERVAELAGDLLAVEQKLLEEKEVTTQLKAENQSFAKAMASLQDSRDQAINKAQELSQKLEEMSVAGGHAAPSSPGGSTGEVWGLKNALQALQNDRERLLEQLQTQTTELKKQKSELARLGAGELIKVSQELFEERKKNEDMLGVIMQQENVVEMGKQEIETLRLERVDWMAQAEQLKQQTLATLSDRDQQLRQLTAMLEEARAHKPKLQQEHYQREGSEEVDSAPGAPQERSSQLDSHAYIAEVKELQRRLEEEVQQRVAAEEQLMATQDRLKRHSQAKWHSAQEEDHSETAVFIEPPEGAVTRTRRSGPGLMRMLRVAFCSRQRTPLLFSLYLLTVHVLLLLCLGGYL; encoded by the exons GGCATGCTGGTGCCTGAGCTCCCTGCCGATGAGGGCCACGCTCCGCTGGAGTCGGAGTCATCTGAGGAGGCCATGGAGAGGCTGGCTCACCTGGAACAACTGGTGGTCCAGCTGAAGGAGCTCATTCGAGACAAAGACACCCAGCTCGTCCAGAAGGACACTGAGCTGGCTAACAAAGATGCACAGTTTAAG aatgagaaagaggaagCTGAGGCTCGCTTCACCAAACTCAAACTGCAGGCCAAAGCAAAGATGGCTTCACTCAACAAACAGATATCTGATCTCAAGGGACAAGGAGGAGCTCCA CAGAGTCCAGACAGCTCGTTTACAGGAGCTGGTGCTGCAGTCGAGGAGGAGCTCCAAGAACTGAAGAACAAGCTGAGCGAGGAGGAAGCCAACAGCAGAGAGCTTCAGGAGCGACTCCAGGCGGCCGAACAGCTGCTTCAAGAGAAGGAATCTGCCCATGCTGAACAG ttgaggaAACTGCAGGCTGTGGTCTGCGAGAAGGACGTTCGCTTCCAGGAACAGATCcagaaacatgaagaagagcTGCTGAGGGTCACAGCACAGTCTCAGAATGATGGCGAGCTTCAGCAG gccctgcatgCAGCACAGAGGCGTTGTGAAGAGCTTGAAGAGGCCTTAAACTCTCGGTCCAAAGTGCTGgaaatgctgcagcaggaagtgagcagCGCGGACCATCAAAAACAG ATCTTGACTGCTCAGTTCCGGCAGATGGAGCAGGAGCTGGCCGAGGCCAtcaagcagagggaggaggagaggcagcagtGGGCCGAACAGACCGGCAGGGCCGATGCAGAACTCGCAGCCCTCCGAACCAGTGTGGAGACTTTCGAAAGACAGAGCACGGAGGTGGCGAGGCAGGAGAGCGAGCTGGCCTCcctgagagaggcagagcttGTTAGTCAGGAGGctctggagaaggagaagatggaAGTTGCCAGACTGGAGAGAGAACTGGCTCTGATGAAAGATGCTGAGCATGCAGCCATCCAAGCGAGCCACGACgcttcagagagagacagggcgGAAATAGTTCGGCTTGAAAGCGAGATCGCGTCTATGAGAGAGGCAGTGGACCATGCCAGCCGGGACGCCTCAGAGAGGGAGAAGTCAGAGGTGGAAAAACTAGAGCGAGAGCGTGAAGACGCCCAGGGGAAAGGTGAGGTCTTGGCTGAAATTTGGGGACATCTACGTTCTCTGGCTTGTGAAGAtgagccagcagcagaggagctccCCTTCACTGCTGACCTTTCCCTGTTCCTGGACACTGTGCAGTCTGTTGAGGCACAGCTGAGAAGGCTGAAAGATGAACGCAGCGAGAGAGAGGAGCACTGTGCCGAGCTCACCCACACCATGGAAACCCTTCAGG AACAACTAGGCAGAAAAACCGCAGAACAGGAGGAAACTGCTGCCAAGATacaggagctggagcagcaAATTGTAACG atgTCTGAAAGAGATGATGTGACTGAACCATCAGCACAGGATTCATCTGAAGCTAAAAAAG CGCGCATACTGGAACTGGAGCAACAGCTATTAGAAAAAGACAATGAGCTGGCTGCCCTGCAGGAGTCCCTCAGACTGGCTAAAGAGCACGGCTCCAGTGGGGCTGCATCATGTGAAAACTACGATCACACTCTAGATCAGAGCCAGGATGCCAGTGTTTCCCCTAATGACAGTTCTGCAGCACTTCCTGACTTAATGGAGGATACACAAGAGGAGGAAACCACCTTAGTTGCTGAGGACACCTCAGTCCTTTCCATCTCTGCTGACAATGAGAGTAGCCCAGAGCTTGTAGGACACCAATCTGAATCCCCAGAGGAATCCAAAGGGACGTCCTCAGATGAGATGGTCGCCAGTAGCGATTCAGAGGTGGCCCACAGCAGCTGGACCCTCCTGGAAGCTGTCAATCAAGATGGAGGCCAGGAGTGGCCATCCATCCTGCAAGATTTtggtcagctgcagctgcagtcatgGGAGGCGACGAGCATGGAGCAGGAAACCTCCACAGTTCAAGTCGAGTCCTCTTCGGTCATCATCCGAGAGACAGTACAAGTTCATTTAACTCAGCAGAGTTCTTCCACCACAGATGGTGACGTACCCTCTGGACAGGTCTTCGCTCAGGCCTTAGCTGAGGAGCTTCAGAAGAGGTACAGTGAGCTTTTGGCTGAGCTTCAGAGActcagagaggcagcagcagattcGCAGGAGAAAATCaagagtctggaggaagacaCACAGTCCCTTACTGCTGCCAAAGAAGAGGCTGAGTCCCAGGCCAATAGTTGGGTAGAGGAACTTAAGTCAGCCAGAGAGGAGTTGGACAAGCTTTCTCAGCAAAACAGCTCTGTGGTTGAGAAACATGGCATTGAAATGCAGCTTCTAGAAGAACAGATAGacattttaaacactgaaaGTAAAGTCAAAGAGGAGAAGATCCAGGCCCTGCAGACCGATCTGGAAATGGCCCGCCAGGCCTTCTCTGAGCAGGAGGGTCAGGTCAGGATGCTGAGTGttcagctggaggacagagagctcctctcctctgagcttGAAAGGAGGCTTCAAGATATGGAAAGCAGCATGTTGGAGTACTCTCAGACGTCAGAGCTTAACAATGATGCTTTGTCACAGAAGGACTCTGAGATCAGCGAACTTCAGCTCCGTCTCAGCCAAAAAGAGCAAGAGGTGATGGAGCTCAATGACAGTATGTCTGCGAAACTCCTccaagcagaagaagagaagttCCAGATAGACGGTGAAGTCAGTAAACTGAAGGAGCAGATAGTGGAGCTGGAGAAAGTCAGAGATGAGGAACAGAAAGTAAGCAGCGAGGACTCACCTGCTCATGTAGATGACGAACTCGCGAGTGTGCGAAATGAGAAAAAAGTGCTGGAAACccaactgacaaacacaaagaagaagttGCAGGCTGCGCTTGTGCAGCGCAAAGAGCTCATGAAGAAGGTTGCTGATTTTGAGGCAGAAgcaaagaaatggaaagagcAAGATGAAACAGCAAAGGGAGAAACTTCTGCAAACATTCCGGAGGGAGAACAATCGAGAGGACCTGAGATTCAGGAAATGGAGGCTAAACTCATCGAGCTCGAGCAAGCTTTAAGATCCAAAGAAGAAGTAGTTGCGACTCTTGAGCAGAAAATTAGCGAGCAGGATCAAGCTCTCACTGAGACGCTTGCTCTGAATAAAAAGCTAAGTGAAGAAGCTGAAAACTCTCAGCAGGCTGACATTTCTTCTGAAACATCCGAGTTACAATCCCAGGTGACTACTCTTGAAGCAGAGTGTGAAACCCTTCAGAAGAAAGTTCAGGAGGCTCAGGAATCCCGCAAGGACACCATCCGCAaagcaaaagagaaagacaggcaCCACCGTGaacagctgaagcagcagaaagaagAGTACAGCGAGCTGATGGAGCGTTTCGAGCTGCAGAGCGGCGAGAGAGAAGTTCTTCTGACTAAACTGAGAGAGTTAGAAGAAAAAGTGACTGCTGGAAGAGAAGGTGCACCTCACCCAGAGACCAAGCAACTGGTTGAAAGTTTGGAAAAGCAAGCAGCAGGTGATTGGGTGCAGGAGGATTGGGTGGACTTCGCCGCATCCGAGACGTGTTCATCACAGCCACAATCCAGCGATCAGCACCCTGCAGGGCAGTCTGACGTCCTGTCTGCACAGATGGAGGAATCTCTGGAAGCTCTCAGAGGAGAGATCCAGACTCTGCGGATGGCGAACACAgagctggagaagcagctgcaggaaaccCACGCCAGTTTGACACTGAAGGAGGCTGAATTATTGGAATTGGGTAAAGAACAACAAGCACTGCGGGAAAAGGAAAGTCAGATTGATGCGCTGTCAGAGGAAATTAATGATCTTAGAGAAAAGCATTGCCAAGCTGAGTCTTACGCTGAAAGCCTGAAAGCAGAGATGGAAGCTGCAGCCAAACTAGCATCTTCAGATTCTGCATCCTCCATAGCAGCTCTTCAGGCTGAAGTGGAAGACTTCAAGCAGTTCCTCGACAATAAGAACCATGAAATCATGGAGTTAAGTCAGCAGCTTATTGAGCAGAACACTCTCATACACTCAATGCAGGATACAGTATCTGAGAAGGATCAGCTAATAACATCTTTACAGGAGGAACTGAAGGCTGAGCAAGAAAAAACCCAAAGGTTAGAGGTTGAGGTTCCACAGaagcaagaggaagaaaaagacagcGAGGCAAAGATCCAGCAGCTTCAGCGGAAGCTTCAGGCTGCTCTGATCTCTCGCAAAGAGGCcttgaaagaaaacaaaacccaaaaggAACAGCTAGCTGTGACTGAGAAGCTCGTAGCTGAACTCCAGCAGAAAACAGAGTCAGCAGAAGATGAGCTGGAGAAGCTGCGAGCGGAAAAACTTCGACTGATTGATGAGGTTGACCGCACCTTACTGGAAAACCAAAGCCTAGGATCGTCCTGTGAGAGCCTCAAACTGGCCATGGAAGGCGTACTGAATGAGAAAGATGCCTGTAAGAGAGAGGTGGAGTTGGCAAAAGAAGAGGCAGCCAGAACATGCAGAGAATGGGAGGAAAAGGTTCAAGGCATGAAGGACGAGTATGAGACTCTGCTCAAGTCGTATGAGAATGTGAGCGACGAGGCAGAGCGAGTGAGGCGAGTCCTGGAAGCCGCCAGGCAGGAGAGACAAGAGCTCGCAACCAGGGTGAGGACACACGAGGCTGCCAGGCAAGAAGCTGAAAGACAGGCGGGAGAGGCGCAGAAAGAGGTGGATTCAGtgaaagacaaaatgagaaaGTTTgccaaaacaaagcagcagaaaatactgGATTTagaggaggagaatgagagACTCAGAGAGATGCAGGAAAAGACTGGAATAAAACATGAGAGCAAAGCTTCCAGAGCTGAGGTCCAAAGACTGCAAGATGAGATGAGGGCTTTGAAAGCTAAGCTGGAGGCTACAGTGGCAGAAAGAGACTCTTTAGGGCAGCAGGTTGAAGAGTTGAGGGAACAACTTGCCcaaacaggagagaaagagatcaaTGTAGTTCAGGCCCCTCTGCTTGGCTCTGCAGCTGTTGTAGAGGAGGTTGTCATGGCCAAGCAGTCAGACATACTCATGACCAAAGCAGAGCCTGAGAGTCAGTATGAAGACAAAGGAAAACCCTTAACCTCAGAGGAGACACCAGCTGAGCAAATAGCTGCAGTGCATGCaccagacacacattcacaaccAACAGAGGAACAAGAAAAAGCAGCTGTGTCTGAAAGAGTTCAACTTTTGCTGGAGGATAAGATGAGGGAGATGGAGGCAGCTGTCCGTGCAGAGAGGGAGCTGCTGCAAGAACAGAAGGCCGAACTCAAAGCTCAGCTGGCCTCGCTTGAGCGAGATCTTCAGGAGAGCAAAGAGAAGGAGAGTCTCATGGCCTCTCTAGAGAAGTGCCTCCAcgaaagcaaagagagagaaaagagcctGATGGAAGAGGGTTCAAAGAGGGAAGCCCAGGTCAAAGAGCTCCTCAGAAGCCTTGAAACTGAGAAGGATAACCTGGAGGAGCGTCTCATGAACCAGTTGGCTCAGCTCAATGGGAGCATCGCCGGCTACCAACAAGAGGCAGCAGACAACCGGGAGCACCTCGCCGAGCTGCAGCGGGAGGTGGAGAGGTTGGAGAGGGAGCGGGCCGAACTCGAGGCCGAGGCTCAGAGCGAGAGTGACCGGGCAGccaggctggaggaggacatgaggcaAGCCCAGAGAGAGAGGGCCGAGGCCGAAGCCGAGTCTGGGAAGCAGAgggagctggagcagcagctgaggtcTGCTCAGAGGGTCAAGGAAGGCAGTCAGAGCAGAGCGCGTCAGCTGGAAGAACTGCTGAGGGAGAAGCAGCTGGAGGTCCGTCAGCTGCAGAAGGACAGCATCCAGTACCAGGAGAGGATCAGTGAACTGGGCAGAGAAGCTAAGGCGCTGCAGCTAGGCCGCAATGAGCTCCACAGCAAACTAGAGCAATCCCAGCTGGAGACTTCCAAAACCCTAGAAGACCTGAAAAAGACTGAGGCGGAGTTGGCGAGCTGCAGATCCCAGCTGGATGAGGCACAGAAGCAGGCGAGCGAGGCTCTAGCCGAGAAAACGGCCCTTGAGCAGAATGCCCAACAGAAAGAGGCCTTGTTgaaagctgaggcagagcaaaCCCTCGACTCTGTGAGATTCAGGCTGGGAGCCGAGCTGaaggagatggagctgaggcTGGAAGAAGCATACAGTGaaagggaaaaggaagaggaagccACTCTAGAGGTCAGAGAAATGgcagaaggagcagagagacgGGCCCAGGAGATGCAAGCCCGTCTGGACGAGTCCCTGGCCAGGTTAGCTGCCTTCTCTCGCTGCATGTCGTCACTGCAAGACGACCGGGACAGAGTTTTGGACGAGGCCCGACAGTGGGAGACTCGCTTTAATGATGCTCTGCGGGGTAAAGAGGATGAAGTTCGGGAGGCTGAAACACGGGCCAAGGAACTGGCAGAACAGCTTCAGAGAGAATCTGCCCTGAAAGAGGAACTTCAGCTTTCAGTGGACAG actaGAGAAAGCAGATAAAGATTTGCAGCAGaggctggaagaggaggagaagaaagtcACAGAGAGCCAAGCTGCCCTTGAGGAGGAGAAGAGTAAAGTTCAGCAAACTACAGCCGAGCTGCAGTCTGCACAAAACCAGGCCCACGCCCTGCAAAAGGAGGTGGAGAGTCTCCATCAGAGGACCAGGGCTCTGGAGGAGGCCGTAGGTCGGCTGCAGGGTGAAGTCGAGCAGGCCAGGACAGAGCTGAGGGAAAGGGAGGCGGAAGAGAGGAGGCTGTGTTTGAATGTGGAGCAACTAGAGACAGACCTGCGCTCCTCTAAGACCTTAACAGAGAGTCTGCAGACTGAGTTAAAcgagaaggaaaggagagaagtgGAAATGCTGGGGGAGAAGGAGCAAGCTGTTGCTGAG TCTGCAGAGGAGGCTAGAAAGGAGGCGGACAGAAGGGCAcaaggagctgaggaggagctggagcagagacGAGGGGAGCTGCGGGACCTGGAAGAAAAACTgcgaaaggcagaggaagagagcaacAACAGGAAAGCCAGACTGGACTCTTTCATGAAGGCCATGGGCTCGTTGCAggatgacagagacagagtcctCAACATGtacaaacagctggaggagaaacaccttcag GTGATGATGGAGAAGGACGGCCTGATCCAAGAGGCAGCAGGCGAGAACAACAGCCTGAAGGAAGAGCTGCGCTCTCTGCTGGTCCAGAGGGACGACCTGTATGCCGAGAAAGCCAAGCTGTCCGCTCAGCTTCACGGCTATCGCAATGAACTTAACCAAGTCCTGAGCATGAAGGACTCCCAACACAAACAGCTTCTGGCAGCTCAGCGAGAGCGTATTGCCTCTCTGGAAAGGGAGCATGAGGAATTGGAGAGTCAGTTAAAGAGTGTTAGCAGAGCCAGAGAGGCCGAAGTAGAAGCAGGAAGAGTGGAAAGGGAGACTCTTAGCCAAGCTGTTGAGTTTACGACAACACCACAGGTGATTAATGCTCCTGGCGCAGAGGTTGAGAAGCTGAGGGAGCAGCTGCAAGCAGCGAGGGAACAAGTGGAGGCTTTGGAGGAGAGCCTGCTGAAGGAGAGACAAGAGCAGGAGAGCAAGGGCAAAGAGCTAGCTGAGCTGCGATGGGAGGGAGGTGTGATGCGGACAGAGTCGGAGAGCGCTCAGGAGAGGGTGGCAGAGCTGGCCGGAGACTTGTTGGCTGTGgaacagaagctgctggaggagaaggaagtgACGACGCAGCTCAAAGCAGAGAACCAGTCATTCGCAAAAGCCATGGCCTCCCTGCAGGACAGCAGGGACCAGGCCATAAACAAGGCCCAGGAACTGAGCCAGAAGCTGGAAGAGATGAGCGTGGCGGGCGGCCACGCAGCACCCAGCAGCCCCGGAGGCTCCACTGGAGAAGTGTGGGGGCTGAAGAACGCCCTGCAAGCCCTGCAGAATGACAGGGAGAGACTG CTGGAGCAGCTTCAAACACAGACGACTGAGCTCAAGAAGCAGAAGTCAGAGCTGGCTCGACTGGGAGCAGGAGAGCTGATTAAAGTCAGCCAGGAGCTGtttgaggagagaaagaagaatgAAGACATGCTGGGCGTCATAATGCAGCAGGAGAATGTGGTGGAAATGGGGAAGCAGGAAATAGAAACTCTCAG ACTGGAGCGAGTGGACTGGATGGCtcaagcagagcagctgaagcagcagaccCTCGCCACGCTCTCGGACAGGGACCAACAACTGCGGCAACTCACCGCCATGCTGGAGGAAGCCCGCGCTCATAAGCCCAAACTGCAGCAGGAACACTATCAGAGAGAG GGCTCAGAGGAGGTGGACAGCGCACCTGGAGCCCCACAGGAGCGAAGCAGCCAGCTAGACAGCCACGCCTACATAGCTGAGGTCAAAGAGCTACAGAGAAG GCTGGAGGAAGAGGTGCAGCAGAGGGTGGCTGCTGAGGAGCAGCTAATGGCCACACAGGATCGACTCAAACG TCACAGCCAGGCTAAATGGCACTCTGCACAAGAAGAGGATCACTCAGAGACGGCCGTTTTCATCGAGCCGCCGGAAGGAGCTGTCACTCGA ACTCGGAGAAGTGGCCCGGGTTTGATGCGGATGCTCCGAGTGGCCTTCTGCTCCCGTCAGCGAACGCCTCTGCTGTTCAGTCTCTATCTGCTCACTGTgcatgtcctgctgctgctgtgtctgggCGGATACCTCTGA